A genome region from Schaalia sp. 19OD2882 includes the following:
- a CDS encoding HAD family phosphatase: MITAVLFDFDGLLVDSESVFFTIYRNLLADHGHDFTTADYLSAHAGTPIPEIVSAFQRIYHLPLSHEEACKRIEAEELRVRTQGIALKPGAVELLDHLRLKGLAVAVASSSPRTRVWSMLEAHGIAEHFRTSAHGEEVTRSKPDPEIFLLAASRLGVPPENCLVLEDSEMGIEAGHAAGMTVVCVPDMKTPDRAHRALTAAVLPSLRDVISFLDEGGAGSSPSPDPGRSAARG, translated from the coding sequence TTGATCACCGCAGTCCTGTTCGACTTCGACGGCCTGTTGGTCGACTCGGAGTCCGTGTTCTTCACCATCTACCGGAACCTTCTGGCCGACCACGGGCACGACTTCACGACGGCCGACTACCTGTCAGCCCACGCGGGAACCCCGATTCCGGAGATCGTCAGCGCATTCCAAAGGATCTACCACCTGCCGCTTTCACATGAGGAGGCGTGCAAGAGGATCGAGGCCGAGGAATTGCGTGTGCGCACCCAGGGGATTGCCCTGAAGCCGGGCGCCGTCGAACTGCTCGACCACCTGCGACTCAAGGGCCTCGCGGTGGCGGTGGCCTCTTCCTCGCCGCGCACGCGCGTGTGGTCGATGCTTGAAGCGCATGGGATTGCGGAGCATTTCCGTACCAGCGCGCATGGCGAGGAAGTCACCCGCAGCAAACCCGACCCGGAGATCTTCCTGCTTGCCGCAAGTCGGCTGGGCGTCCCGCCGGAGAACTGTCTGGTCCTGGAGGATTCAGAGATGGGCATCGAGGCCGGCCACGCCGCCGGCATGACCGTCGTGTGCGTGCCCGACATGAAGACCCCAGACCGGGCCCACCGGGCCTTGACCGCGGCGGTCCTGCCCAGCCTGCGCGACGTCATTTCCTTCCTTGACGAGGGCGGGGCTGGAAGTTCTCCCTCACCCGATCCGGGAAGGTCTGCTGCGCGCGGGTGA
- a CDS encoding aldo/keto reductase produces the protein MLTVTLNTGAVMPMLGYGVFQTPPDETARCVRDALEVGYRLIDTAQSYGNEAGVGQGVSDSGIAREDVFLTTKISPSNMNHDRAAASLEQSFKDLRTDYIDLVLLHQPIGDYPGAYRALEEAVDAGQVRAIGVSNFYPERLIDIALLTRIPPAVNQVETHPFRQESAAHEQMTSLKIIHEAWAPFAEGRGGIFTHPTLTRIGAAHGKTAGQVALRALMQQGVVVIPKSVRRERMVENFDVFDFVLDEAEMQAFASIDDGAFPRIFDHHDPGMIQWLVEERVKNSALGGGHLF, from the coding sequence ATGCTCACCGTCACCTTGAACACGGGCGCCGTGATGCCGATGCTCGGATACGGTGTGTTCCAGACCCCGCCAGACGAGACCGCTCGGTGTGTGCGAGATGCCCTGGAAGTGGGGTACCGCCTGATCGACACGGCACAGTCCTACGGCAACGAGGCCGGCGTCGGCCAAGGTGTCTCCGACAGCGGAATCGCACGTGAGGACGTTTTCCTCACGACGAAGATCTCGCCGTCGAACATGAATCACGATCGCGCGGCCGCCTCGCTCGAGCAGAGCTTCAAGGACCTTCGAACCGACTACATCGACCTGGTTCTGCTGCACCAGCCCATCGGCGACTACCCCGGGGCGTACAGGGCTCTGGAAGAAGCCGTCGATGCCGGACAGGTACGTGCGATCGGAGTCTCGAACTTCTACCCCGAGCGCCTGATCGACATCGCCCTGCTCACACGGATTCCGCCGGCCGTCAACCAAGTCGAGACGCATCCTTTCCGCCAGGAATCCGCGGCACACGAGCAGATGACATCCTTGAAGATCATCCACGAGGCGTGGGCCCCCTTCGCCGAGGGACGGGGAGGAATCTTCACGCATCCGACACTCACCCGGATCGGAGCGGCTCACGGGAAGACCGCCGGTCAGGTCGCCCTGCGCGCCCTCATGCAGCAGGGCGTCGTCGTCATCCCGAAGTCCGTTCGTCGAGAACGCATGGTGGAAAACTTCGACGTCTTCGACTTCGTCTTGGACGAGGCCGAGATGCAGGCCTTCGCATCGATCGATGACGGGGCGTTCCCACGCATCTTCGACCACCACGACCCCGGGATGATCCAGTGGCTGGTGGAGGAACGCGTGAAGAACTCGGCGCTGGGAGGCGGCCACCTGTTCTGA
- a CDS encoding NYN domain-containing protein, with protein MCDVSRGERLIAYIDGFNLYHGLHDQAHCKYLWLDVVELVRRMRPAADLTKVYYFTSSVLDDPPAASRQAHHIDAMKRKHPDVLQVVQGRYQRKTRKCHNCELEYVTYEEKETDVNIAVQLVSDALQGNMDMALIISADSDMAPAIRTVRRLNSTVTLVAAFPPNRHSNELKSLLPSSFSIGENKIRQSQLPDQFTVDGIQFRRPAEWVHDPTWTSPRKRRARQHGQ; from the coding sequence ATGTGCGATGTGTCGCGAGGCGAGAGGTTGATTGCCTACATCGATGGGTTCAACTTGTACCACGGTCTTCATGATCAAGCGCACTGCAAGTACCTGTGGCTCGACGTCGTGGAGCTGGTACGACGCATGCGGCCGGCGGCAGACCTGACCAAGGTCTACTACTTCACCTCCAGCGTTCTGGACGATCCCCCGGCAGCAAGTCGACAGGCGCACCACATCGACGCGATGAAACGCAAGCATCCCGATGTTCTCCAGGTCGTCCAAGGGCGATACCAGAGAAAGACTCGCAAATGCCACAATTGTGAGTTGGAGTATGTGACCTACGAGGAGAAGGAGACGGATGTGAACATTGCCGTTCAGCTGGTTTCCGACGCACTTCAGGGCAACATGGACATGGCACTGATCATCTCCGCAGACAGTGACATGGCACCGGCGATCAGAACTGTACGGCGCCTGAACAGCACTGTCACTCTGGTGGCTGCCTTCCCGCCGAACCGTCATTCCAATGAACTCAAATCCTTGCTCCCGAGCTCGTTCTCGATTGGCGAGAACAAGATCCGGCAGAGTCAACTGCCGGACCAGTTCACGGTTGACGGCATCCAGTTCAGGCGGCCTGCGGAGTGGGTACACGACCCAACTTGGACCTCACCAAGAAAACGGCGAGCGCGACAGCATGGGCAGTGA
- a CDS encoding CorA family divalent cation transporter — MFSEHCSLPVVNRCRRPDLARFLEENENSFFQDHELHYFRAIAGRLEKLRDQAMQMRDLHKMHLDVQQNHIMTVLTVATAIFVPLTLIVDWYGMNFTHMPKLDTWWGHPAVAVLRALVALGSLAWPKRRKWL; from the coding sequence CTGTTCAGTGAACACTGTTCACTCCCTGTCGTCAACCGATGCCGCCGACCCGACCTTGCCCGCTTCCTGGAGGAGAACGAGAACTCCTTCTTCCAGGACCATGAGCTGCACTACTTCCGCGCGATCGCTGGTCGTCTGGAGAAGCTGCGCGACCAGGCCATGCAGATGCGGGACCTGCACAAGATGCACCTGGACGTCCAGCAGAACCACATCATGACGGTGCTGACGGTGGCCACGGCGATCTTCGTGCCATTGACCTTGATCGTGGACTGGTATGGCATGAACTTCACTCACATGCCGAAGCTGGACACGTGGTGGGGCCACCCGGCGGTGGCGGTTCTGAGAGCCCTGGTCGCCTTGGGGTCACTGGCGTGGCCCAAGCGCCGAAAGTGGCTGTGA
- a CDS encoding TetR/AcrR family transcriptional regulator — MPKRMIDREALVDHAYRIAQEEGLSQLSVRKLASACGIAVGSVYTHFPSKTDLTNAVIGHHFTEAVVADFCHMRPGEGFVAYLRRLEGAMHKVLATYRRTWLEEIQRLPYEERLIGHQAEARHFAHISIGLLQVLAADPQVDRSRLVGPLSPEALCDMVTDHLIAALRQGSSSQTLIALIENALYPVATTSGNAPTGANTSRHTGTAIHSAEGVQR, encoded by the coding sequence ATGCCCAAGCGAATGATCGACCGCGAGGCCCTGGTCGACCACGCCTACCGGATCGCCCAGGAGGAAGGGCTGTCCCAATTGTCCGTGCGCAAACTCGCCTCCGCCTGCGGGATCGCCGTGGGATCCGTCTACACCCACTTCCCCTCCAAGACGGACCTGACCAACGCCGTCATCGGCCACCACTTCACCGAGGCAGTCGTCGCCGACTTCTGCCACATGCGACCCGGCGAAGGCTTCGTCGCCTACCTGCGACGCCTGGAAGGTGCCATGCACAAGGTCCTGGCCACCTACCGGCGGACCTGGCTGGAGGAGATCCAACGCCTTCCCTACGAGGAACGGCTGATCGGGCACCAAGCAGAAGCCCGACACTTCGCCCACATCTCCATAGGCCTGTTGCAGGTCCTGGCCGCGGACCCGCAGGTCGACCGCTCTCGACTGGTCGGTCCACTGTCACCCGAGGCGCTGTGCGACATGGTCACGGACCATCTGATCGCTGCCCTTCGTCAAGGATCCTCCAGCCAAACCCTCATCGCCCTGATCGAAAATGCCCTGTACCCAGTGGCAACGACCAGCGGCAACGCCCCGACAGGGGCCAACACCTCGCGCCACACCGGTACCGCAATTCACTCCGCGGAAGGAGTCCAACGATGA
- a CDS encoding HsmA family protein — translation MTPMVACAATAITTALVMYTIGVFAQRRTGTLHPRHLVLFVLGLLFDGVGTTIMSAVAGAQGTSASPLHAASGVAALALMALHTIWAGVILWRRKRQWVAGFHRFSVVVWLFWLVPYVIGMLLGIPVIALSDTAVTVAAVAVVAVIALALAVAEGALDCRVDRKSLLLVAGIVWVVAGANVMAIGVGATRSVNSSSILVVLGLIAAGVAVFTAFHTMFGRLLVRNAARIRALEAERHAPWRFLDLRGWIVMSVMIALGFGLRATGMVPGWFFAFFYTGLGAALALTGVGFLMHRVQGAGWTFHRSRQAA, via the coding sequence ATGACACCCATGGTTGCCTGCGCCGCCACAGCCATCACCACAGCACTGGTCATGTACACCATCGGAGTCTTCGCACAGCGCCGCACAGGAACCCTTCATCCGCGACACCTCGTCCTTTTCGTCCTCGGCCTGCTGTTCGATGGCGTGGGCACCACGATCATGTCCGCTGTGGCAGGTGCCCAAGGCACCTCGGCCAGCCCCCTGCACGCGGCCTCCGGAGTGGCGGCACTGGCCCTCATGGCCCTGCACACCATCTGGGCAGGCGTCATCCTGTGGCGCAGGAAGCGCCAATGGGTCGCGGGCTTCCACCGCTTCAGCGTGGTCGTCTGGCTGTTCTGGCTGGTCCCGTACGTCATCGGGATGCTGCTGGGCATCCCCGTCATCGCCCTGTCCGACACCGCGGTCACAGTCGCCGCAGTGGCTGTCGTTGCCGTCATCGCCCTGGCACTGGCAGTGGCGGAGGGCGCCCTCGACTGCCGTGTCGACAGGAAGTCCCTGCTGCTGGTCGCCGGAATCGTGTGGGTCGTCGCCGGTGCCAACGTCATGGCGATAGGCGTGGGCGCCACACGCTCGGTCAACTCCTCCTCGATCCTCGTGGTCCTGGGTCTCATCGCGGCAGGGGTGGCGGTTTTCACCGCATTCCACACGATGTTCGGTCGACTCCTCGTGCGCAATGCGGCGCGGATCCGCGCCCTGGAGGCCGAACGTCACGCCCCGTGGCGATTCCTGGACCTTCGCGGCTGGATCGTCATGAGCGTGATGATCGCCCTGGGATTCGGCTTGAGAGCCACAGGCATGGTCCCCGGATGGTTCTTCGCGTTCTTCTACACGGGATTGGGCGCGGCGCTGGCACTGACAGGAGTCGGCTTCCTCATGCACCGCGTCCAGGGCGCCGGCTGGACCTTCCACCGCAGCCGCCAGGCGGCGTGA
- a CDS encoding ABC transporter permease has product MTTCKTALKIAAAHWRYGLVYLVALSMFGVLSGLANANTDDPTQLKEHHTVVSVIDRDESTISKALRAHVENSGEVAPLQDDRVAMQDAVAKARTEFILVIPKGFGDSLQNAATTGAAKPTLQTIVSPDSAYGRLEELTVNTWVEHAKDNLRVGASAQAAADAADQSTSATSKAVLIASRAGALPDSFVVMAKMSTYPLLAFSVVMIATMMASLSRRATRSRLLASPQTARGRSVGLLAACLVVGLVGWTWIVGLSTILFASGHVSAANVALLGIVALSLGAYTLVGVSIGFLLGQLGTSVEAANAVANIGGMLLAFLSGAWVPADLLPAPVITASKLTPAFWATSAIQGAQDAIDASTRVLAPLLVDCGITALFAVAIAVVGMALGRSRGRASL; this is encoded by the coding sequence ATGACCACTTGTAAGACTGCCCTGAAGATCGCGGCCGCACACTGGAGGTACGGCCTGGTCTACCTGGTGGCACTCAGCATGTTCGGCGTCCTGTCGGGCTTGGCAAATGCCAATACGGACGACCCGACACAGCTCAAGGAGCACCACACCGTCGTGTCCGTCATCGACAGGGACGAGTCCACGATCTCGAAGGCCCTGCGCGCCCACGTGGAGAACTCCGGTGAGGTCGCGCCCCTGCAGGACGACCGGGTGGCCATGCAGGACGCGGTGGCCAAGGCCCGCACCGAATTCATCCTGGTGATCCCGAAGGGTTTCGGCGACTCCCTGCAAAATGCTGCGACAACCGGAGCCGCCAAACCGACGTTGCAGACCATCGTCAGCCCTGACTCGGCGTACGGGCGCTTGGAAGAACTGACCGTGAACACGTGGGTGGAGCACGCCAAGGACAACCTGCGTGTGGGCGCCAGCGCCCAGGCGGCCGCCGACGCTGCGGACCAGTCGACCTCGGCCACGTCCAAGGCGGTCCTCATCGCCAGCCGCGCCGGCGCCCTGCCGGATTCCTTCGTGGTCATGGCGAAGATGTCGACCTATCCGTTGTTGGCGTTCTCGGTGGTCATGATCGCGACCATGATGGCCTCGCTCAGCCGCCGGGCGACGCGCTCGCGTCTGTTGGCCTCGCCCCAGACGGCACGTGGACGCAGCGTGGGCCTGCTGGCCGCGTGCCTGGTGGTCGGCCTGGTCGGCTGGACGTGGATCGTGGGCCTGTCCACCATCCTCTTCGCCTCGGGGCACGTGAGCGCGGCCAATGTTGCTCTGCTGGGAATCGTCGCCTTGTCCTTGGGTGCGTACACCCTGGTGGGCGTGTCGATCGGATTCCTGCTGGGCCAGTTGGGCACCAGTGTGGAGGCGGCCAATGCGGTGGCGAACATCGGCGGAATGCTTCTCGCATTCTTGTCGGGTGCGTGGGTTCCTGCGGACTTGCTCCCGGCCCCGGTGATCACGGCGTCGAAGCTGACGCCCGCGTTCTGGGCGACCAGCGCGATCCAGGGGGCCCAGGACGCGATCGACGCATCCACCCGGGTGCTGGCTCCGTTGCTGGTCGATTGTGGGATCACCGCGCTGTTCGCCGTCGCCATTGCGGTGGTGGGCATGGCGTTGGGCCGCAGCAGGGGGCGCGCTTCCTTGTGA
- a CDS encoding ABC transporter permease — protein MRAVFSYEFLRLNRTGAVLVWALLFPLILTFIFMTMFANIGKTVTIGPQPLGVVDDAAWQAEPGLGQVMSIFADKDGEYHFANLMSYDTVDEVDAAARSGTTIGYVVAEDGVPVLHLTSEGNSKTAAIALRRALDVYTQTAAEHKALVLSGASPQQLAVAKDKETFTERLQVTPPGADSSARYYFALLALSAGMGMSIPLRAVNGLMAPSGALGARRTMAAVPRWKTTVATLAAAWVGAFLYTTPVFLVMRFIAGTHFGSHWYLGFVVIAASSFMAAGAGALMGTFPKMSGTAVAIITTPLSLLTGLYGPPTMRIADAVETHAPVLAWINPLWQATHAFYGLLYYDTLRPFATSCLVLVGMGALFLALALVRMRRMSHDHL, from the coding sequence ATGCGTGCCGTCTTCTCATACGAGTTCTTGCGACTGAACAGGACGGGAGCGGTCCTGGTCTGGGCACTGTTGTTCCCTTTGATCCTCACCTTCATCTTCATGACGATGTTCGCGAACATCGGCAAGACAGTGACCATCGGCCCACAGCCCCTGGGCGTGGTCGACGATGCGGCGTGGCAGGCCGAACCGGGTCTGGGGCAGGTCATGTCGATCTTCGCGGACAAGGACGGGGAGTACCACTTCGCCAACCTCATGTCCTACGACACCGTTGACGAGGTCGACGCAGCCGCCAGGTCCGGCACCACCATTGGTTACGTGGTCGCCGAGGACGGTGTTCCCGTCCTGCACCTGACCAGCGAAGGCAATTCGAAGACGGCGGCCATCGCCCTGCGGCGCGCCTTGGACGTCTACACGCAGACCGCCGCCGAGCACAAGGCCCTGGTCCTGTCCGGGGCATCGCCCCAGCAACTTGCCGTTGCCAAGGACAAGGAGACCTTCACCGAGAGACTCCAGGTGACCCCACCCGGCGCCGACTCCAGTGCGCGCTACTACTTCGCCCTGTTGGCGCTCAGTGCAGGCATGGGCATGTCCATCCCCCTGCGAGCCGTCAACGGTCTCATGGCGCCCAGCGGCGCGTTGGGCGCCAGACGCACCATGGCGGCAGTGCCCCGGTGGAAGACGACCGTCGCAACCTTGGCAGCGGCCTGGGTGGGCGCCTTCCTGTACACGACTCCGGTGTTCCTGGTCATGCGGTTCATCGCGGGCACCCACTTCGGAAGCCACTGGTACCTGGGGTTCGTCGTGATCGCAGCCTCGTCCTTCATGGCTGCCGGGGCGGGCGCCCTGATGGGGACATTCCCCAAGATGTCGGGGACCGCGGTGGCAATCATCACGACTCCCCTGTCGCTGCTGACGGGCCTGTACGGCCCGCCCACGATGAGGATCGCGGATGCCGTCGAAACTCACGCCCCTGTCCTGGCGTGGATCAACCCCCTGTGGCAGGCGACCCACGCCTTCTACGGGCTGCTGTACTACGACACCTTGCGCCCCTTCGCGACCAGTTGCCTGGTCCTGGTGGGCATGGGCGCCCTGTTCCTGGCCCTTGCCCTGGTGCGCATGAGGAGGATGAGCCATGACCACTTGTAA
- a CDS encoding ABC transporter ATP-binding protein, translating to MEGAAMSDANLQAPPLAVQVKGLVKRYGELVAVDTLSLDIERGEILGLLGPNGSGKTTTINCILQLLTYDKGDIRVFGQPMRAGAYDLKARIGVVPQDVAVFDELTVRENIDAFCALYVSDSARRRHLVDAAIEFVGLEKFTKFRPKKLSGGLLRRLNIACGIAHQPELIFLDEPTVAVDPQSRNAILDGIKRLNEQGATIVYTSHYMEEVEELCHRIFIVDHGTQVAAGTASELKAMIGTGERIRIEVLSPSPVPDPLVGAIEALEHVRKASVDGSDLLIECLSGAHNLSDVLEVLHGTGVTMGRVTSEPPTLNEVFLEITGRQLRDEA from the coding sequence ATGGAAGGAGCGGCCATGTCGGACGCGAATCTGCAAGCACCGCCTCTGGCGGTCCAGGTCAAGGGCCTGGTCAAGCGCTACGGCGAACTGGTCGCCGTGGACACCCTTTCCCTGGACATCGAACGCGGCGAAATCCTGGGCCTGCTGGGCCCCAACGGTTCCGGCAAGACCACGACGATCAACTGCATCCTGCAGTTGCTCACCTACGACAAGGGTGACATCCGGGTCTTCGGCCAGCCGATGCGGGCCGGCGCCTACGACCTCAAGGCACGTATCGGCGTGGTGCCGCAGGACGTCGCCGTCTTCGACGAGCTCACCGTGCGGGAGAACATCGACGCCTTCTGCGCCCTGTACGTCAGTGACTCGGCTCGACGTCGACACCTCGTGGATGCGGCCATTGAATTCGTCGGCCTGGAAAAGTTCACGAAGTTCCGCCCGAAGAAGCTCTCCGGCGGCCTGCTGCGCCGCCTGAACATTGCCTGCGGAATCGCCCATCAGCCGGAGCTCATCTTCTTGGACGAGCCGACGGTTGCCGTGGACCCGCAGAGCCGCAACGCCATCCTGGACGGCATCAAACGCCTGAACGAGCAGGGGGCGACGATCGTCTACACCAGCCACTACATGGAGGAGGTCGAGGAATTGTGCCACCGCATCTTCATCGTCGACCACGGCACGCAGGTGGCGGCGGGCACCGCCAGTGAACTCAAGGCGATGATCGGCACGGGAGAGAGGATCCGCATCGAGGTCCTCTCCCCCAGCCCCGTGCCGGATCCCCTGGTGGGCGCCATCGAAGCACTGGAGCACGTCCGCAAGGCCTCCGTCGACGGTTCCGACTTGCTCATCGAGTGCTTGTCCGGCGCCCACAACCTCAGCGACGTCCTGGAGGTGCTGCATGGAACGGGGGTGACCATGGGCCGGGTGACCTCCGAGCCTCCGACCCTGAACGAGGTCTTCCTGGAGATCACCGGGCGACAGTTGAGGGACGAGGCCTGA